From Nguyenibacter vanlangensis, one genomic window encodes:
- a CDS encoding dipeptidase: MTDLESLHRSILTVDTHIDIPWPDRGDFAQDTSYRHVDLPKLRRGGVAAACLVAYVGQGPTDAPSHAAIGRQALEMLEAIGRAGQAAGARLCPLADEIEAAFRAGATAIVPAVENGYAMGEDLSLLAQFRARGARYMTLTHNGHNALADSARPMAALGDGETRHGGLSGLGREAIAEMNRLGLMVDVSHAARSTMMQAVRLSRSPVLATHSCARALCDHPRNLDDEQLDALRDCDGVVHVTAVDAFLRPRAVRQARVVGVADFVDHIDHIVRRIGVRHVGISSDFDGGGMIAGWRDAAESPALTAELLRRGYDAAQIAAIWGGNFLRVLRAAEAVAQIGTGAGTGHEAGTEHGPGTVAGTGA; encoded by the coding sequence ATGACCGATCTCGAGTCCCTGCACCGTTCCATCCTGACGGTCGATACCCATATCGACATCCCCTGGCCCGACCGGGGTGATTTTGCCCAGGATACGTCCTATCGCCATGTCGATCTGCCCAAGCTGCGGCGCGGCGGAGTCGCGGCGGCGTGCCTGGTCGCCTATGTCGGGCAGGGGCCGACAGATGCCCCGTCCCACGCCGCCATCGGCCGGCAGGCGCTGGAGATGCTGGAGGCGATCGGCCGGGCGGGCCAGGCGGCCGGGGCGCGGCTGTGCCCCCTGGCGGACGAGATCGAGGCCGCGTTCCGCGCGGGGGCGACCGCCATCGTGCCGGCGGTCGAGAACGGCTATGCGATGGGCGAGGACCTGTCGCTGCTGGCGCAGTTTCGCGCCCGGGGCGCGCGCTACATGACGCTGACCCATAACGGGCACAACGCGCTGGCGGATTCCGCCCGGCCGATGGCCGCGCTGGGCGACGGCGAAACCCGCCATGGCGGGCTGTCGGGCCTGGGGCGCGAGGCGATCGCCGAGATGAACCGGCTGGGCCTGATGGTTGACGTGTCGCACGCCGCGCGCAGCACCATGATGCAGGCGGTGCGCCTGTCGCGCAGCCCCGTGCTGGCCACCCATTCCTGCGCGCGGGCGCTGTGCGACCATCCGCGCAACCTGGATGACGAGCAACTGGACGCGCTGCGCGATTGCGACGGGGTGGTGCATGTCACCGCGGTCGACGCCTTTCTGCGCCCGCGCGCGGTCCGGCAGGCGCGCGTGGTCGGCGTCGCGGATTTCGTCGATCACATCGACCATATCGTCCGGCGCATCGGGGTGCGGCACGTCGGCATATCGTCGGATTTCGACGGCGGCGGCATGATCGCGGGATGGCGCGACGCCGCGGAGTCCCCCGCCCTGACGGCCGAGCTGCTGCGCCGCGGCTATGACGCGGCGCAGATCGCCGCGATCTGGGGCGGCAATTTCCTGCGCGTGCTGCGCGCGGCCGAGGCGGTGGCCCAGATTGGAACTGGGGCTGGAACTGGACATGAGGCCGGCACCGAACATGGGCCCGGGACCGTCGCCGGAACCGGGGCCTGA
- a CDS encoding Hsp20/alpha crystallin family protein — translation MPAQERQGGPFVSLQREIDRLFDDFMQAWDPRSPTGSTWPSVEVAETDTGLSVTAELPGLTEKDVTLSIDNGVLCICGERRQETADKTSGYSERRYGRFERRLALPPGIKEDQATARFQNGILTVTLPKGAEAPQGHRIPINAETQH, via the coding sequence ATGCCTGCGCAGGAACGGCAGGGCGGCCCGTTCGTCAGTCTCCAGCGCGAAATAGACCGGCTGTTCGACGATTTCATGCAGGCATGGGATCCGCGCAGCCCGACGGGCAGCACCTGGCCCAGCGTCGAGGTGGCCGAGACCGACACGGGGCTGAGCGTCACCGCCGAACTGCCGGGCCTGACCGAGAAAGACGTCACGCTGAGCATCGATAACGGCGTGCTGTGCATCTGCGGCGAGCGCCGCCAGGAAACCGCCGACAAGACCAGCGGCTATAGCGAGCGGCGCTATGGCCGGTTCGAACGGCGGCTTGCCCTGCCGCCCGGTATCAAGGAAGATCAGGCCACCGCCCGGTTCCAGAACGGTATCCTGACGGTGACCCTGCCGAAGGGGGCCGAGGCCCCGCAGGGCCATCGCATTCCGATCAATGCCGAAACCCAGCACTGA
- a CDS encoding LysR family transcriptional regulator, which yields MDWRVQGDRLRVARFPFDLRDLYWAVTATRHQSLRQAASALNVHLPTCSRALRDLEHHPIRWNHLIG from the coding sequence ATGGATTGGCGCGTGCAAGGCGATCGCTTGAGGGTAGCGCGATTTCCGTTTGATTTGCGTGATCTATACTGGGCTGTAACTGCAACGCGCCATCAGAGCTTGCGACAAGCGGCATCGGCGTTGAACGTTCATCTGCCGACTTGTAGCCGGGCGCTCCGTGATCTAGAGCATCATCCGATCAGATGGAATCATCTGATCGGATAA